In Zingiber officinale cultivar Zhangliang chromosome 3B, Zo_v1.1, whole genome shotgun sequence, a single window of DNA contains:
- the LOC121968605 gene encoding LOB domain-containing protein CRL1-like — MAGFGSPCGACKFLRRKCVAGCVFAPYFLHEHGAAHFAAVHKVFGASNVAKLLMHLPLADRSEAAFTISYEAQARLQNPIYGCVAHIFTLQQQILNLQAQVASLEAQTSQGLSAAAAVNLPPHHPQQVNPCNTFQPHQSQHFHGFVDQALGEAEMITPSLMDVEHCMNRVGPNLEMISEDLLFPFGSEDTDCLDFQDNFWKSAYQEVEERLNF; from the exons ATGGCCGGCTTCGGGTCTCCCTGCGGTGCCTGCAAGTTTCTCCGGCGGAAGTGCGTGGCCGGCTGCGTCTTCGCCCCCTACTTCCTCCACGAGCACGGCGCTGCCCACTTTGCAGCCGTCCACAAGGTGTTTGGGGCCAGCAACGTTGCCAAGCTCCTCATGCACCTGCCGTTGGCAGATCGCTCTGAGGCCGCCTTCACGATCTCCTATGAGGCTCAAGCCAGGCTCCAAAATCCGATCTATGGCTGCGTCGCCCACATCTTCACCCTTCAACAACAA ATTCTTAATCTGCAAGCTCAAGTGGCCTCCCTTGAAGCACAAACATCACAGGGGCTCAGTGCTGCCGCTGCTGTCAATCTTCCTCCTCATCATCCGCAACAAGTCAACCCCTGCAACACATTTCAACCTCACCAAAGTCAACACTTCCATGGCTTCGTAGATCAAGCTTTAGGGGAGGCAGAGATGATCACACCCTCATTGATGGATGTGGAACATTGCATGAACCGTGTTGGCCCTAACTTGGAAATGATCAGTGAGGATTTATTGTTCCCTTTTGGAAGTGAGGACACTGATTGCTTGGATTTCCAGGACAATTTTTGGAAGTCGGCTTACCAAGAAGTGGAGGAGAGACTCAATTTCTAG